In the genome of Deinococcus aerius, the window GAACTGACTCCGAGCACCGCCTGTACTCCGAGGCCGACCTGCGAACCCTGCAACAGATTCAGAGCCTGAGGGCCATCGGGCTGCCGCTGGGGCAAATCCGGGCCGTCCTGCAAACGCCCGGCCACGATCCCCAGCGGGTCATCGAGGAGCACATCCGGGTGCTGGAGGAGGGGCTGGAACGCCAGCGGGCGCTGCTGGAGCGCCTGAGGCGGCTGGACGTATGCGGGGCAAGCTGGCCCGACCTCCTGGAGGTGATTCGCATGAGTGAGAAGGTGGACAGGATGCTGGAAACGGCCCGCCGCGTGGGCGAGGAGCCCAAGTTCGACGACGAGCAGAAGAAGTACCTGGAGGAGCGGCGCCAGGAAGTCGGCGAGGCCCGCATCAAGGAGGTCGAGGGGGAGTGGCCGCGGCTGATGGCCGAGGTGCTGCGCGAGATGGAGGCCGGGACCCCGGCGACGGACCCGCGCGTCCTCGAACTCGCCCGGCGCTGGCAGGGCCTCGTCGCCGAGTTCACGGGTGGACGGCAGGACATCGGTGGGGCGCTCAATGAGTCGTATCAGCGGAACATGACGCCCGAGATGCAGGCCATGTGGTCCTACATCGGCGAGGCGATGAGGGCGCTGGACGGGACGAAGGGAGCGTAAGCACAACAAGGCCGCCCCGGAGTGCCCGTTGAGGCTCCGGGGCGGCTTCCAGCTTCCCTAGTTCAGCGGCATCTGCCTCGTGGAGCGCAGCAGCCCGCGTTCGGGAAAGCGACGGTCGTAGCGCAGGGCCGTGACCGTCGTGACCTTGCGGGTGTAGTCGTCCTGCCTCGATTCGAGCGAGAGGACGCCGCCGCGCATCTCCAGGCGGGTATCGCCTCCCTCTGGCTTCCGGCCGTCGAAGCGGGCCAGCTCCGTGTCCGTGCCGCAGTCCTCGACGCTCGCCGCCTGCCGCGCCACGGGTCGCAACCGCCCGTCCAGCTTGAGCCAGAGCACATCGGTGGACAGGCCCGCGCCGCACAGGCCCTGCACGTTGCAGCCCGTGTTCGTGCTCACCTGCATCACGACGTACCAGAAGCCCGCCCGCCGCACCTCGTCCAGCACGCGGGCGCGCACGTTGCCCCCGTACTGCTCCCCCGTCGCCCCGTCATAGAGCGGCCCGGTGCAGCCGCTGATGCTGGACTCCAGGTTGAGCACGAACTGGGTCGGCCCCAGGACGAACCGGAAGCGCCCATCGTTCAGGGACGTGACCCGGACGGCGTCCCCCCGGCCCTGCTCGGCGGGCTGGGTGTCGGCCCACGCGGGGGTCCCGGTCAGGGTGAGCAGGACAGCCAAGAGGACACCGGGGCGCATGGCTTCCTCAGTCCAGCACGAGTTGAATGCCGCTCAGTTCATCCACCGGCAGGCCCCAGCGGTTCATCCCGGCGATGAAGGGATCGGGGTCGAACTCCTCGACGTTGTACACGCCGGGCTTCATCCACGTCCCTTGCAGCATCAGCATCGCGCCGATCATGGCGGGCACGCCGGTCGTGTAGCTCACGCCCTGGGCCTGCACCTCGCGGTAGCACTCGGCGTGGTCCTTCACGTTGTAGACGAAGTGGACCTTCTCCCTCCCGTCCTGGCCGATGCCGCGCGCCTGTACGCCGATACAGGTCTGCCCGGTGTAGTTGGCGGCCAGGCTTTCCGGCGCGGGCAGCACCGCCTTCAGGAACTCGATGGGCGCGATCTGTTGCCCCCGGAAGTCGATGGGTTCGATGCTCGTCATGCCCACTGCCTCCAGGACAGTCAGGTGCTTGATGTACTGCTCCCCGAACGTCATCCAGAAGCGGGCGCGCTTGATTGTCGGGAAGTTGACAACCAGCGATTCCAGCTCCTCGTGGTACAGCACGAAGCTCTTGCGGGTCGCCACGTTGGGGTAGTAGATGTCCTGGCTGATCTCGAGGGGCTGTGTTTCGACCCAGTCGCCGTTTTCCCAGTAACGCCCGTTCGCCGTGATCTCGCGGATGTTGATCTCCGGGTTGAAGTTGGTGGCGAACGCCTTGCCGTGGCTGCCGTTGTTGCAGTCCACGATGTCGAGGTAGTGGATTTCCCTGAAGTGGTGCTTGGCGTGGTGCGCGGTAAAGACGTTCGTGGCACCGGGGTCGAAGCCGCAGCCGAGCAGCGCCATCAGGCCCGCCTGCTCGAAGCGCTCGCGGTAGGCCCACTGCCACTTGTACTCGAACTTCGCCACGTCGCGCGGCTCGTAGTTCGCGGTGTCGAGGTAATGCACGCCCGTCTCCAGGCAGGCGTCCATAATCGTGAGGTCCTGGTACGGCAGCGCCACATTGATGACGAGTTCCGGCCCGAACTGGCGGATCAGGGCGGCGAGTTCCGGCACGTTGTCGGCGTCCACGGCGGCGGTCGTGAACTTCGTGCGGCTCTGGGGCATGTGCTCGTGAATCTCCGCGACGATCTTGTCGCACTTGCTCACCGTGCGGCTGGCGAGCAGCACCTCGGTGAACACCTCGTCGTTCTGCGCGCACTTCTTGGCAACGACGTTGCCCACGCCGCCCGCGCCGATAATCATGACCTTGCTCATCGGGGGTCAGTGTACCCCGCTTCCTCATGGGAGCCGGGTCATCCCCGCGTCAGGTTCCCGGCGCACCATGGGGACGAGCGGTTTCTGGTCCCGCTCGCCTCCTCCCTCGCGGGCCGCGCCACCTCCTCCTCCTGGGTGCGGCCCGTTCTGCTGCGCTAGCCTGCTCCCCGTATGCGGACGTTCCTGCTCATCCTGCTGGCCTTCGTGGCAGGCGTACTGGTCTTCGTGGCCGTGCTCTCGTGGCAGGGCCGCGCCGCCCGCGAGTACGGGCGCCAGGCGGCGCAGGCAGCGGCGCGCGGCGGCCTCTCGCCAAACGCGGCCTACGAGGTGAGCTGTCAGGAGGTCCTGAAGCGGAAGCCCCCGAACACCGTGCAGAGCTGCGTCGTGAACGTGAAGGATGGGCGGGCGGTGGCGACCCTGAGGCTGGAGGGGCAGCGGACCTTTCAGGTCTCGCCGTAGGGAAGTTCATGCCAGCATGGGCTGTGCAACAGGCGAAGGGACCGGCGTATACACCCCCTGCCCCCGCGCGGGTCTGGGTACTCCTGGCAAGTGAGGCCAGCACCGCCGTCATTTTCCGCCGAGGCCCTTCCCGTTGGACACGGCTTTACCTGTGGGACACCCGCACGGACACTTTCACGCCCGGTTCATGGTTCGCAGGGCGGCTGTATGAATTGCTGAGCGACCTGTCGCCTGACGGCCAGCATCTCGTGTATGTGGCCCGCAATGAATCCAAGCGGCGCCAGGAGCGGGCGCGCCTAGAACTCGGCGTCAAGCACTTTTACTCCTGGACGGCGGTTTGCACTCCGCCCCGAGTCAAGGCCCTGGGTTTATGGAATGCCAGCGGCAACCTTGTCGCCGGGGGTATTTTCGCGGACAACACGAAGCTGTGGCTCAATCACGACTGGAGGTTGGGCGAAATGGAGACGTTGCGCACCCCTCCAGGTTTGAACGTCGCGTTCAATCCCAAGGGCTCACAGGCCATTTGGATCGAGGCCATGAAGCGCACCGGCTGGCGTGTGACGCAGATACCGGAAGCGGGGGGTTGGGCAAACTTCAAGCCCCCACTGATCTTGCGAAAAAAGGCCCTTGAGCTGCATGTTCTTGGCCGCTGGATGCTTCCCAGCGGCTTTCTTCGGCAATACGTCTGGTGCGGCCCACGGCCTGTGCCGGGACTTGAGGGCGCCTCATGGGCGGACTTCGACCAGCAGGGCCGACTTGTATACGCCCGGGAGGGACGCCTCTACGCGGTCACTTCCGATGGTGCGCGGGAACTGGTGAACCTCAACGACGATCAGCCGCCGGGCCGTCCTCCTGAAGTCGCTTTGGTGGAGACGCGGTAGAACCCTGTCTCGACCCCTGCGCCGCCCGCTTCCCCCGCCGCGCTAGCCTCCTCCCCATGACCACCGACGGCCTGCCCGAGCGTTTCGACGTGATCGTTCACCCTGCCCGCGAGCTTCGGGGGGAACTGCGGGCGCAGCCGAGCAAGAACTACACGACGCGCTACCTGCTCGCGGCGGCGCTGGCCGAGGGGGAGACGCGGGTGGTGGGCGCGGCCACCAGTGAGGATGCGGAGGCCCTGGTGCGCTGCCTGCGCGATTGGGGCGCGGGCGTGGAGCGGGTGGGGGAAGACGTGGTGGTGCGCGGTTTCGGGGCGCATCCCCGGACGGGGGTGACCCTCAACCCGGGCAACGCGGGGGCCGTCGCCCGCTTCCTGATGGGCGTGGCGGCGCTGACCAGCGGGACAACCTTTGTCACCGACTACGCCGACTCGCTGGGGAAGCGGCCACAGGGGGACCTCCTTGAGGCTTTAGAACGGCTTGGCGCGCGGGTGAGCAGCACTAGTGGGCGACTCCCCATCACCATCAGTGGCCCGGTGCGGGGCGGGCTGGTGGAGGTGTCCGCCGAGCGTTCCAGCCAGTACGCCTCCGCCCTGATGTTCCTCGCGCCGCTGCTCCCCGAGGGACTGGACCTGCGCCTCACGGGCGAGATCAAGAGCCACGCGCCACTACGGCAGACGCTGGCGACGCTCGCGGCCTTCGGGGTTCGCGCGAGTGCGAGTGACGACCTTTCCCGCATCTCCATTCCCGGCGGGCAGGCGTACCGGGCGGGCCGCGTCCTCGTACCAGGGGACTATCCGGGGAGTGCGGCCATTCTCGCCGCCGCCGCGATCCTGCCCGGCGAGGTGACGGTGTCGAACCTGCGGGCGGATGATCTCCAGGGCGAGCGCGAGGCGGTGGACGTGCTGCGCGGGATGGGCGCCGACATTGTGCGCGAGGGGGACCGGGTGACGGTGCGGGGCGGACGACCCCTCCATGCGGTGAGGCGCGACGGCGACAGCTTCACCGACGCCGTGCAGGCGCTTACCGCCGCCGCCGCCTTCGCCCACGGCACGACGACCTGGGAGAACGTCGCCACCCTGCGCCTGAAGGAGTGCGACCGCATCAGCGACACCCGCCGCGAACTGGAACGCTTGGGTTTAAGGGCCGGTGAGACGGAGGACAGCCTGAGCGTGACGGGGACGGAGCGCATCGCCGGGGGCAGCACCGCCGACGGGCACGGCGACCACCGCATGATCATGCTGCTGACGCTGCTGGGACTGAGGGCCGACTCGCCCATCCGCATCACCGGGGCGCACCACATCCGCAAGAGCTACCCGCTGTTCTTCCGCCACCTGGAGGGGCTGGGAGCGCGGTTCGAGTATGCGGAGACGGACACGCGCTGAAGCCCCTACGCTGGGGCATGTTTCCCGCCCATGACGCCCCGCTCACGTCGGGACAGCGATTTGTGTTGCTGGTCCTGACGCTCTTTTTCCCGTTCCTGCTGTTCGTCTGGGGGCTGGCCTTCTTCTGGTTCCGAGACACGTATCCGCAGCGGGCGCGGAGCATCGCGGGCGTCGGCCTGACCTTCCTGCAGGGCGTGCTGCTCGTGGCCGTGGTCGTGGTCGCCGTTCAACTGCTGGCGGGCGCCCTCTCGCGTCTCTGACGGCTTCCTCACCCGCCTCCCCGCCCCCTCTCACCGCCGCGTGTTCTCCTGGCCTCATGCTGAAACAAGTGTTGACGGCGGGGGCGCTGGCCCTCGCGGGTGGGGCGCTGGCGCAGACGCCGACCCTCAAGGCGCCGGACGGCTTCCGGGTGACCCTGTTCGCCGAGGGCTTCCAGCAGCCGCGCTTCATGGCGGTGGCCCCCAACGGCGACGTGTTCGTGTCGGACCCCCAGGCGGGTACGGTCACCGTGCTGCCCGACCAGAACGGGGACGGGAAGGCGGACGGCAGGGCGGTCTTCGCCTCCGGCCTGAACCGTCCGCACGGCCTCGCCTTCCATGACGGCTCCCTCTACGTGGCGAACACCGACGGCGTGGTGCGCTTCGCCTACAAGGCAGGGCAGACGAAGGCGAGCGGGGGGCCGCAGAGAATCGTGGACCTTCCGGCAGGCGGTGGGCACTGGACCCGAACTGTCGTGTTTGGCCCGGACGGCAAGATGTACGTGGCGACCGGCAGCAGTTGCAACGTCTGCGAGGAGAGCGACAAGCGCCGCGCCGCCGTGTGGGTCTACGACGCCGACGGCAAGAATGGGAAACCCTACGCGACCGGGCTGCGAAATCCGGTGGGCCTGGAGTGGTACGACGGGGCGCTCTACGCCACCAACAACGGGCGCGACCTGCTGGGTGACGATCTCCCGCCCGAGGGCTTCTACCGCACGAAGGCGGGCGGCTTCTACGGCTGGCCGTACTGCTACACCACCCGGGCCGGGGAGGCGCAGGTGTGGGACAAGGACTTCGGCCGGAAGAGCGCCGCCGTCTGCCAGGACGCCACCCCCGCCTTCGCCCTGACGACCGCCCACTCCGCGCCGCTGGGCCTGGCCTTTTACGACGGCAAAACGTTCCCCAGCGCCTACCGGGGGCAAATGTTCGCGGCCCTCCACGGCTCGTGGAACCGCAGCACCAAGAGCGGCTACA includes:
- a CDS encoding MerR family transcriptional regulator — its product is MKLRIGELARRTGLTVRTLRHYDEIGLLTPGERTDSEHRLYSEADLRTLQQIQSLRAIGLPLGQIRAVLQTPGHDPQRVIEEHIRVLEEGLERQRALLERLRRLDVCGASWPDLLEVIRMSEKVDRMLETARRVGEEPKFDDEQKKYLEERRQEVGEARIKEVEGEWPRLMAEVLREMEAGTPATDPRVLELARRWQGLVAEFTGGRQDIGGALNESYQRNMTPEMQAMWSYIGEAMRALDGTKGA
- a CDS encoding saccharopine dehydrogenase family protein, with the translated sequence MSKVMIIGAGGVGNVVAKKCAQNDEVFTEVLLASRTVSKCDKIVAEIHEHMPQSRTKFTTAAVDADNVPELAALIRQFGPELVINVALPYQDLTIMDACLETGVHYLDTANYEPRDVAKFEYKWQWAYRERFEQAGLMALLGCGFDPGATNVFTAHHAKHHFREIHYLDIVDCNNGSHGKAFATNFNPEINIREITANGRYWENGDWVETQPLEISQDIYYPNVATRKSFVLYHEELESLVVNFPTIKRARFWMTFGEQYIKHLTVLEAVGMTSIEPIDFRGQQIAPIEFLKAVLPAPESLAANYTGQTCIGVQARGIGQDGREKVHFVYNVKDHAECYREVQAQGVSYTTGVPAMIGAMLMLQGTWMKPGVYNVEEFDPDPFIAGMNRWGLPVDELSGIQLVLD
- the aroA gene encoding 3-phosphoshikimate 1-carboxyvinyltransferase, whose amino-acid sequence is MTTDGLPERFDVIVHPARELRGELRAQPSKNYTTRYLLAAALAEGETRVVGAATSEDAEALVRCLRDWGAGVERVGEDVVVRGFGAHPRTGVTLNPGNAGAVARFLMGVAALTSGTTFVTDYADSLGKRPQGDLLEALERLGARVSSTSGRLPITISGPVRGGLVEVSAERSSQYASALMFLAPLLPEGLDLRLTGEIKSHAPLRQTLATLAAFGVRASASDDLSRISIPGGQAYRAGRVLVPGDYPGSAAILAAAAILPGEVTVSNLRADDLQGEREAVDVLRGMGADIVREGDRVTVRGGRPLHAVRRDGDSFTDAVQALTAAAAFAHGTTTWENVATLRLKECDRISDTRRELERLGLRAGETEDSLSVTGTERIAGGSTADGHGDHRMIMLLTLLGLRADSPIRITGAHHIRKSYPLFFRHLEGLGARFEYAETDTR
- a CDS encoding PQQ-dependent sugar dehydrogenase, translating into MLKQVLTAGALALAGGALAQTPTLKAPDGFRVTLFAEGFQQPRFMAVAPNGDVFVSDPQAGTVTVLPDQNGDGKADGRAVFASGLNRPHGLAFHDGSLYVANTDGVVRFAYKAGQTKASGGPQRIVDLPAGGGHWTRTVVFGPDGKMYVATGSSCNVCEESDKRRAAVWVYDADGKNGKPYATGLRNPVGLEWYDGALYATNNGRDLLGDDLPPEGFYRTKAGGFYGWPYCYTTRAGEAQVWDKDFGRKSAAVCQDATPAFALTTAHSAPLGLAFYDGKTFPSAYRGQMFAALHGSWNRSTKSGYKVVTVDPKTGKVTDFLTGFLSGQRVLGRPVDLVVARDGSLLLTDDGEGRVWRIQYVGE